From one Macrobrachium nipponense isolate FS-2020 chromosome 37, ASM1510439v2, whole genome shotgun sequence genomic stretch:
- the LOC135209193 gene encoding LOW QUALITY PROTEIN: golgin subfamily B member 1-like (The sequence of the model RefSeq protein was modified relative to this genomic sequence to represent the inferred CDS: deleted 1 base in 1 codon) → MWWGASEGGQGGSPPPDPPAEQGDSSQGGDAAVVRQELGDLKDQFDEQQALIGQLKDMLKKKEATLSSREKEVQDYAERLARMKPRLGRRVSSKSKQSPGPSECSESGESSGAGLASAQVASVSDTEQMPSPASHTAEERLGPPVSEEEVALPPIRAEGRVVEEKRLSSSESSSRAKILLLRKQLQENRLKFQRQHKDDEKLAMEEMKQRIERLRAEVEQRDDLIQALEGRGPSQEEPSMQKLYQQIVYKDNTILDLTQKLTHLEGVIQEQQEQLSEKDKIIEARTEAVSLIAKAQDEKSLKTLEELEEVRYQMKKMQENFILKEQELTAERDSLSKELKDKIKKVNQLEDNGRRLENLRFEMSTRNAELQEKIVGLQSDAKALREQSEAERQTYSEKDSLIQELKQKLVKAEAHGQKKLKALEKQLKGIKQDGNAGEKILELQNAIAELEEEKGNLQLKLVDFDDLKVTNEKLTSVRNKLEDHVKQLNCDLDSQLSAITQLETEKIKLVEGINERENRIFDLESELSGLKLSLEEIKQAKVTLDLRLCEVEEQRDTAEKLKLELENQMTESGRVPVEQLLAEKGSLEESLQSIMKEREEWEQKYLGQIETVQDCEKKTKSAVEERDQKARECKRLMNILTDKENAIATLSIQIDKHDAVVASVEKKVRLANEEAEKLQVQLNNVNQKFQSKLQELQDTHSTIAEMEGKLKGSVADLHSKEEELSASRNSLETLNRSLNERNITVQNLVGEVSALQEEVKMKERSVDDLINKLERLELQNNNCEKEIERLCSTLTSRDDQISCKNMEVESLKKDLLNSTKQLEATKSSLECELDTLSAMLSDTKNQVESLQVDLQVKEKEIQNNQVIISKYEQEVCDKNQTLDDLQVQCQELQARLSSSSAILSEKESVIFKLQNEIEEKLSTLESMHMQQVSLEQKILHLEEENKSLSEERSRLEEECNEKVGSIEILNNTLSERMASISNLEASVGSYTSELHSKASEVEKWQSEALEKGEQVNALTLQLGNIQSDAGSKDTLVANLQEQLLQNHEQISGLQSRLQQVEGSLAENQQALLQAQEQLTENQHQLTANQEQYMKLKGEFDANQSQLAETNSQYEKATALATHFEEELRKKASNLEAAEKQMASQEESSVKELSNVQHDVEHLRSEVTRLEAELQASKEQANALQAEISRLQEQSKQIQEDSETCRKEYSLKCEEVTTLQENLSQIQYQANSFQEQLTQTVSYQEQYQQQIHSLQEQLNQALNLKQQSDSEIAALSVTQLQRISQLEGELLALTQARDYLQAELEKSSIELQNQRHALEEEKVSVENLLSQSSTKDSEIQMLQNNISVLQNTEQELKNLVKELEEEKAQFKAFSGPEDTSGVHSQPAVDSEVKTLRDELARALDQSKFLEEECDGLRGDANTLKQQLQDARQTITHLQTSLATTQSQGSSSAGGWGDWGEVDLGSPAPAPEELPQQSSSLISSLQKSLADKDEMLTMMQDQLKETLQEINAINEEKKILEKQKQTAESNIAKQMESWKEEKEELNRMRLEAENAASVHGALEEERKKMAILEQDLLEKRQAIEGLTQQLMLMQSYQQTPVQDPSQATNVIEPVVAGGVQEEVITSQVQATQQEGANLFGTVQWPQTGNEDAASWFDQAVGNEAPATDNKQVAPVQTAETSVDQVQTQDPASWFNQQEVKDAPLVGGDQVAVTQSIGLEGDQSQDPASWFDQQVASGVAAVSEEVTATQGIEQTQESQGLDTINVEELQYKLSWYEEQWSTWTGHYSQLQTSYQEAEEKVAMLTEQLQALQVEKDQLQALQEEKDQGASAEDGRLKEETQSVGHEEAALALSAQAQEIRTKLEDAEKALEGLREENQRLQLEATEVAELRAQLGVLQERTRNEDPTRLQEAEAEVDHLRGFETQVYELQSQVQALQHQCTAMQNKLSEAETEVGRLREIEALYGELQSCIQESETKREGSKSRVQELELMVQSAESEIARLRNEIEVLSQGERNRGELQDSGDVSGFRSQVLSLQNEVDKCQSEIDYYKAEMGRLENENQNMGDEMARARSDLQRLEQENSQLRSELEVFEGELDRMRSSCEMYEAENNRVRGDYEALSQASQMTEAEKESLESEVQRITAQNMALSADSEHLRDEIQRLTEVSTSAETEIVRLQTEIERFKLLDQQYNNLESKYNELQAQVTSMESAQSSKTSESEPHSLVVEEVDWSAEGRIEDEHLQRSSSVDLKYQEEIDDLKEKVIAIEKEKNATYDELQAAKLKSGKMLQKLKLTQSKNESLTKEIQKLKAKAGGFSDLDQALEEEWKAQVTKAETERDEYKQKLDEVENEKENLLTQIDVLTAAQEEYIEMKEDQDTTIKLLKARNKEVEGQIQALEWKITELEEVVEQQRSGDAQEPIIHPRSSAERELGLAASDHHAASKEIETLRDQVASLQREAKIFRSENERLQTAAKELEEAVETLSQENETFQSIIEGLKDAKTKAESDTNNYKSIYIELHDEHESVKKEKEKTNEELKELTYAHDTLKAAYNSLYAEYNDLRDVCDSHKHDVGILKGERDRLVEEINSLKNQLQALHEEEEEETIRALQDECSSLREQNNLLHEENTALEVKTEDAIEKTSRLENTLEQNVEMQKLLQEELMKKSEEINFHTVTIEDNERQMTYLKAEMAALKAKLSQQDQAEESTLETTQKLEAEVEQLQERNHQLLMQVEAAEASLAKLAGGKTEGGDTVFAPVAPATTELDAALASLHLRDLRCQQLSLEITKLLEERDALQLKLSASLRQTQELTRELSLSHQLPAPVSPEPSLDQKLAELRELNDSLEQKALLSLQGAASATVGRRITVGGLPSPPIFTPHTAPPTPTATRHADYTLTREAQGTSTTLIDWIMGKSTPRVLHV, encoded by the exons ATGTGGTGGGGTGCGTCAGAGGGGGGCCAAGGGGGGTCTCCTCCACCTGACCCCCCAGCAGAGCAAGGTGACAGTAGCCAGGGTGGAGATGCCGCTGTTGTACGACAAGAGTTGGGGGATCTTAAG GATCAATTTGATGAGCAACAGGCACTTATTGGACAACTCAAAGATATGCTTAAGAAGAAAGAGGCCACACTTTCAAGCAGGGAAAAGGAAGTGCAG GACTATGCGGAGAGGTTAGCTAGAATGAAACCACGACTGGGAAGGAGGGTTAGCAGTAAATCAAAGCAATCACCTGGTCCCTCTGAATGTTCAGAGTCAGGAGAATCCTCTGGGGCTGGATTGGCCTCGGCACAAGTAGCTAGTGTAAGTGATACCGAGCAGATGCCTTCGCCTGCTTCCCATACTGCCGAAGAGAGGTTAGGTCCTCCCGTTTCTGAAGAAGAGGTTGCACTCCCCCCCATTCGTGCTGAAGGGAGAGTTGTTGAAGAAAAGAGGCTCTCTTCTTCAGAGAGCAGCAGTCGAGCAAAAATACTGCTGCTGAGAAAGCAACTTCAAGAGAACAGATTGAAATTTCAGCGTCAGCATAAGGACGACGAGAAGCTTGCAATGGAAGAGATGAAGCAGAGAATTGAGCGACTACGAGCCGAAGTCGAACAACGAGACGACTTGATCCAAGCACTAGAGGGGAGAGGACCCTCCCAAGAAGAGCCCAGCATGCAGAAGCTCTATCAGCAGATAGTGTATAAGGATAATACCATCTTAGACTTAACCCAGAAGCTCACTCACCTTGAGGGGGTCATTCAGGAACAGCAGGAGCAGCTTAGTGAGAAGGACAAGATCATCGAGGCACGCACAGAAGCCGTCTCTCTTATAGCTAAAGCGCAAGATGAAAAGAGTCTCAAGACACTGGAGGAGTTGGAAGAAGTTAGGTACCAAATGAAAAAGATGCAAGAAAACTTTATACTGAAGGAGCAGGAATTAACTGCCGAGAGAGATAGCCTCTCCAAAGAGTTGAAAGACAAGATCAAGAAAGTCAATCAGTTGGAAGACAATGGACGTCGGTTAGAGAACCTCCGTTTCGAAATGAGCACTCGTAATGCAGAGTTGCAGGAGAAAATTGTAGGACTTCAGTCTGATGCCAAAGCCCTGCGGGAGCAATCTGAAGCTGAGAGACAAACATATTCAGAAAAGGATTCATTAATTCAAGAATTGAAACAAAAACTAGTGAAAGCTGAAGCACACGGCCAAAAGAAATTGAAGGCACTAGAAAAACAACTGAAAGGAATAAAACAGGATGGAAATGCAGGCGAGAAAATATTAGAACTTCAGAATGCAATCGCTGAACTGGAAGAAGAGAAAGGCAATTTGCAGTTGAAACTTGTAGACTTTGATGACCTAAAAGTGACCAATGAAAAATTGACCTCTGTGAGGAACAAGCTAGAGGACCATGTGAAACAGCTTAATTGTGACTTAGATTCTCAGTTGAGTGCCATCACACAACTGGAAACTGAAAAAATCAAACTAGTGGAGGGTATTAACGAACGCGAAAACAGAATCTTTGATCTTGAGTCTGAGTTGAGTGGTTTGAAGTTGAGCCTCGAAGAAATCAAGCAGGCGAAAGTTACTCTCGATCTTCGTCTGTGCGAGGTTGAAGAACAGAGAGACACTGCAGAGAAACTGAAGCTGGAGCTTGAAAATCAGATGACAGAGTCTGGACGTGTACCTGTGGAACAGCTGTTGGCTGAAAAGGGTAGTTTAGAGGAGTCACTACAGAgcataatgaaagaaagagaggaatggGAACAAAAGTACTTGGGTCAAATTGAAACTGTACAAGATTGCGAGAAGAAAACTAAATCGGCTGTGGAGGAGAGAGACCAGAAAGCTCGTGAatgtaaaagactaatgaacatTCTAACAGATAAGGAAAATGCAATTGCTACCTTGTCAATTCAGATTGACAAACACGATGCAGTTGTAGCCAGTGTTGAAAAGAAAGTCAGGTTAGCCAATGAAGAAGCTGAAAAGCTTCAGGTGCAATTAAACAACGTTAACCAAAAATTCCAGAGCAAGCTGCAGGAACTGCAGGATACTCACAGCACTATTGCAGAAATGGAAGGGAAGCTGAAAGGTTCAGTAGCAGACTTACATTCAAAAGAGGAGGAATTATCTGCCTCGCGAAATAGCTTGGAAACTCTCAACAGATCTTTGAACGAACGAAACATAACTGTTCAGAATTTAGTTGGTGAAGTGTCAGCGTTGCAAGAGGAGgtgaaaatgaaagagaggagCGTTGACGACCTTATTAACAAGCTGGAAAGATTGGAGTTGCAAAATAACAATTGTGAGAAGGAGATCGAGAGACTGTGTTCCACCCTTACCAGTAGAGATGACCAGATCTCTTGTAAAAACATGGAAGTAGAATCTTTGAAGAAAGACCTGTTGAACAGCACAAAACAACTTGAGGCCACTAAGTCCTCGCTGGAATGTGAATTAGATACACTCTCAGCAATGCTGAGTGACACAAAGAACCAGGTGGAATCTTTACAGGTTGATTTACaagtgaaagaaaaggaaattcagAATAATCAAGTCATCATTTCTAAATATGAACAGGAAGTTTGCGATAAGAATCAAACGTTAGATGACCTTCAGGTCCAGTGTCAAGAACTTCAAGCAAGACTTTCTTCCTCCTCTGCAATTCTATCCGAAAAAGAGTCTGTGATCTTTAAACTTCAGaatgaaattgaagaaaaattgTCAACTTTGGAAAGTATGCATATGCAACAAGTATCCCTTGAGCAGAAAATCCTTCAtttggaagaagaaaataaatctttatcagAGGAGAGATCTCGATTAGAGGAAGAGTGTAATGAGAAGGTAGGATCAATAGAGATTCTGAATAACACACTATCAGAGAGAATGGCAAGTATTTCCAATTTAGAAGCCTCAGTTGGAAGCTATACAAGTGAGCTTCATAGTAAGGCTTCCGAAGTCGAGAAGTGGCAGAGTGAAGCCTTAGAAAAGGGTGAGCAAGTAAATGCACTAACATTGCAGTTAGGTAATATTCAGTCTGATGCTGGGAGTAAAGACACACTTGTTGCAAACTTACAAGAACAGCTTCTACAGAATCACGAGCAAATATCAGGTCTTCAGAGTCGCCTCCAGCAAGTTGAAGGTTCATTAGCTGAAAATCAGCAAGCTCTTTTGCAGGCACAAGAGCAATTAACAGAGAATCAGCACCAACTGACAGCAAACCAAGAGCAGTACATGAAACTGAAAGGGGAGTTTGATGCCAACCAATCACAACTAGCGGAGACCAACTCTCAGTACGAAAAGGCAACTGCTCTTGCCACCCACTTTGAAGAGGAGCTGAGAAAGAAGGCTAGTAACTTAGAAGCTGCAGAAAAACAAATGGCATCTCAAGAGGAAAGTAGCGTAAAGGAACTTTCGAATGTGCAGCACGATGTTGAACATTTGCGGTCAGAGGTCACAAGGCTGGAGGCAGAACTGCAGGCCTCTAAGGAGCAAGCAAATGCTTTGCAAGCCGAGATATCACGACTACAAGAACAAAGCAAACAAATTCAGGAAGACTCTGAGACATGCAGAAAAGAATACAGCTTGAAGTGTGAGGAAGTTACCACTTTACAGGAGAATCTCTCTCAGATACAATATCAAGCTAATTCTTTCCAGGAACAGTTAACCCAAACAGTATCTTACCAAGAGCAGTATCAGCAACAAATTCATTCTCTTCAAGAACAGCTTAACCAGGCCTTGAACTTGAAGCAGCAGAGTGATAGTGAAATAGCAGCTTTATCTGTAACGCAGCTGCAACGAATTTCCCAGCTGGAGGGAGAACTGCTAGCACTCACCCAAGCAAGAGATTACTTACAAGCAGAACTTGAAAAGAGTTCTATTGAACTGCAGAATCAGCGTCATGCTCTTGAAGAAGAGAAGGTCAGTGTAGAAAATCTATTATCACAGTCTTCCACCAAAGACAGTGAA ATCCAGATGTTGCAAAATAACATTTCTGTGCTCCAAAATACAGAACAGGAACTCAAAAATCTTGTCAAGGAGCTTGAAGAAGAGAAAGCACAATTCAAGGCATTCTCAGGCCCTGAGGACACAAGTGGTGTACATTCGCAGCCAGCTGTAGATTCTGAAGTGAAAACATTGAGGGATGAGCTTGCAAGAGCACTTGACCAGAGTAAGTTTTTGGAGGAGGAGTGCGATGGCCTCCGTGGAGATGCAAACACCTTGAAGCAGCAGTTACAAGATGCTCGACAGACCATCACCCACCTTCAGACAAGTTTAGCCACCACCCAGTCTCAAGGCAGCTCATCAGCAGGTGGATGGGGCGACTGGGGAGAAGTAGATTTAGGGTCGCCAGCACCTGCACCAGAAGAATTGCCCCAGCAGTCAAGTTCTTTAATATCCAGCCTTCAGAAGTCGTTAGCTGATAAGGATGAGATGCTTACCATGATGCAAGATCAGTTAAAAGAAACCTTACAAGAAATCAATGCAATTAATGAGGAGAAGAAGAtactagaaaaacaaaaacaaactgccGAATCCAACATTGCCAAGCAGATGGAGAGTtggaaggaggaaaaggaggaactAAACCGTATGAGGTTGGAGGCTGAAAATGCAGCTTCTGTACATGGTGCcttagaggaagagagaaagaaaatggccATTTTGGAGCAGGATCTGTTGGAAAAGCGGCAAGCTATTGAGGGTTTGACTCAGCAGCTTATGCTAATGCAGTCATATCAGCAAACACCTGTGCAAGACCCATCCCAAGCAACAAACGTTATTGAGCCTGTTGTTGCAGGAGGTGTACAAGAAGAGGTGATCACATCCCAAGTGCAAGCAACTCAGCAAGAAGGGGCAAACCTCTTTGGAACTGTACAGTGGCCACAAACAGGTAATGAAGATGCTGCTAGCTGGTTTGATCAAGCAGTAGGTAATGAGGCTCCTGCCACTGATAACAAGCAAGTTGCTCCCGTGCAGACTGCAGAAACAAGTGTTGATCAGGTGCAAACACAGGATCCAGCTAGTTGGTTTAATCAGCAAGAAGTCAAAGACGCGCCACTTGTCGGTGGTGACCAGGTTGCAGTGACACAAAGCATTGGATTAGAAGGTGATCAGTCACAGGATCCTGCGAGCTGGTTTGATCAACAGGTTGCTTCAGGTGTAGCAGCTGTTAGTGAAGAAGTCACAGCAACACAGGGTATCGAGCAAACGCAAGAATCCCAAGGACTGGACACTATCAATGTAGAGGAACTACAGTATAAATTGTCATGGTATGAAGAGCAGTGGTCAACGTGGACTGGTCATTACAGTCAACTTCAGACTAGCTACCAAGAAGCTGAAGAAAAAGTGGCAATGTTAACAGAGCAGCTTCAGGCAttgcaggtagagaaagaccaaCTTCAGGCtttgcaggaagagaaagaccaaGGGGCTAGTGCTGAAGATGGTCGTTTGAAAGAGGAGACTCAATCAGTAGGCCATGAAGAGGCAGCTTTAGCTTTAAGTGCTCAAGCCCAAGAAATCCGGACAAAATTGGAAGATGCGGAAAAGGCTCTCGAAGGCCTCAGAGAAGAGAACCAGCGGCTTCAGCTGGAGGCCACTGAAGTTGCTGAACTTAGAGCACAGCTGGGAGTGTTGCAGGAGAGGACGAGGAACGAAGACCCTACCAGGCTGCAGGAAGCAGAGGCTGAAGTTGATCACCTCAGAGGTTTTGAAACACAAGTTTACGAACTACAAAGTCAAGTACAGGCTCTTCAGCATCAG TGTACTGCTATGCAAAATAAACTCTCGGAAGCTGAAACTGAAGTTGGCCGTCTGCGTGAAATTGAGGCCCTCTATGGGGAGCTGCAGTCCTGCATTCAAGAGTCGGAAACCAAGCGTGAAGGTTCAAAGTCACGTGTGCAAGAACTCGAGCTCATGGTGCAGTCAGCGGAGTCTGAGATCGCTCGTTTGCGAAATGAGATAGAGGTGCTGAGCCAAGGGGAACGAAATAGGGGTGAATTACAAGACTCAGGTGATGTATCAGGATTTAGAAGTCAGGTGTTGAGTCTCCAAAATGAAGTTGACAAATGCCAAAGTGAGATTGACTATTACAAGGCAGAAATGGGGAGACTCGAGAACGAGAATCAGAACATGGGCGATGAAATGGCCAGAGCAAGAAGTGATCTGCAAAGACTGGAACAGGAAAATTCTCAGTTGAGAAGTGAATTAGAAGTTTTTGAAGGCGAACTTGACAGAATGCGTAGCTCGTGCGAGATGTACGAGGCCGAGAACAACAGAGTGAGAGGAGATTATGAGGCTTTGTCACAGGCCAGTCAGATGACAGAGGCTGAAAAAGAGAGTTTGGAAAGTGAGGTTCAGCGTATCACTGCTCAGAACATGGCCTTGTCAGCAGACAGTGAACATCTTCGTGATGAAATTCAAAGATTGACCGAGGTTAGTACCtctgctgaaacagaaattgtccGTTTACAGACTGAAATTGAGAGATTCAAGTTATTAGATCAGCAGTATAATAATCTAGAAAGTAAGTACAATGAGTTACAAGCACAAGTCACTTCAATGGAATCGGCCCAGAGTAGCAAGACGTCTGAATCTGAACCGCACAGCTTGGTAGTTGAAGAAGTTGACTGGAGTGCTGAAGGCCGGATAGAAGACGAGCACCTTCAGAGATCGTCATCTGTCGATCTGAAGTACCAAGAAGAGATAGATGACCTTAAGGAGAAAGTAATAGCTATAGAGAAGGAAAAGAATGCAACCTATGATGAGCTTCAGGCAGCAAAACTGAAGAGTGGAAAGATGCTTCAGAAGCTGAAGTTGACGCAGAGCAAAAATGAATCCCTGACGAAAGAAATTCAGAAACTGAAAGCAAAGGCTGGTGGGTTTTCTGACCTTGATCAGGCTTTGGAAGAAGAATGGAAAGCCCAGGTGACCAAAGCTGAAACCGAAAGGGACGAGTACAAGCAGAAATTGGACGAGGTCGAGAACGAGAAGGAGAATCTCCTAACACAAATTGATGTCCTCACAGCAGCCCAGGAAGAGTACATAGAAATGAAAGAAGACCAGGACACTACTATCAAACTCCTAAAAGCTCGTAATAAGGAAGTGGAAGGACAGATTCAAGCCCTTGAGTGGAAAATCACAGAGTTAGAGGAAGTTGTAGAACAGCAAAGGAGTGGTGATGCCCAAGAACCCATTATTCATCCTAGGTCATCCGCAGAACGAGAATTGGGACTTGCAGCCAGTGATCATCATGCTGCCTCAAAGGAAATTGAAACACTGAGGGACCAAGTCGCCTCCCTTCAACGGGAAGCGAAGATCTTTAGGTCAGAAAACGAAAGACTACAAACGGCAGCGAAGGAGCTGGAAGAAGCCGTGGAAACTCTGAGTCAGGAGAATGAGACTTTCCAGTCCATCATTGAGGGACTCAAGGATGCTAAAACAAAGGCTGAGAGTGACACAAACAATTACAAGTCAATTTATATAGAGCTGCATGATGAGCATGAGTCAgtgaagaaggaaaaggagaaaacaaACGAGGAGCTGAAGGAACTGACCTATGCCCACGACACGCTCAAGGCGGCTTATAACTCCTTGTACGCGGAATACAATGACCTCCGTGACGTCTGTGATAGCCACAAGCATGATGTTGGCAttctcaagggagagagagaccgGCTCGTCGAGGAAATCAACAGTCTGAAGAATCAACTGCAGGCTCTtcatgaggaagaggaggaagagactaTTCGTGCCTTACAAGATGAATGCtctagcttgagagagcagaACAACCTGCTACATGAAGAG AACACAGCTTTGGAAGTCAAAACTGAAGATGCCATAGAGAAGACTTCGAGACTGGAGAACACGCTGGAACAGAACGTAGAGATGCAGAAGTTGCTGCAGGAGGAACTCATGAAAAAATCTGAGGAGATCAACTTCCACACAGTCACTATAGAAGACAATGAAAGGCAGATGACCTACTTGAAAGCTGAAATGGCTGCCCTGAAAGCCAAGCTTTCACAGCAGGACCAAGCGGAAGAGAGCACTCTGGAAACCACACAGAAGTTAGAGGCAGAAGTCGAACAGCTTCAGGAAAGAAATCATCAGTTGCTGATGCAG GTTGAAGCAGCTGAAGCATCTCTTGCCAAATTAGCGGGAGGTAAGACGGAGGGCGGCGATACAGTATTTGCTCCTGTAGCACCAGCTACTACAGAGCTGGATGCAGCCCTTGCCTCGCTCCACTTACGTGACCTTAGATGTCAGCAGCTTTCTCTAGAAATTACAAAG CTcctggaagagagagatgccttgCAGCTCAAACTAAGTGCTTCCCTAAGACAGACTCAAGAACTCACACGGGAGTTGAGTCTGAGTCACCAGCTTCCAGCTCCTGTTTCTCCTGAACCATCCCTGGACCAAAA ACTTGCAGAACTCAGGGAGCTAAATGATTCTTTAGAGCAAAAGGCTCTTCTTAGCCTGCAAGGTGCTGCATCAGCAACAGTTGGCCGTCGAATCACAGTCGGTGGCCTCCCATCTCCTCCTATTTTCACCCCTCATACAGCTCCTCCTACCCCCACAGCAACGAGACACGCTGATTACACACTCA ctCGAGAAGCTCAGGGAACGTCTACCACTCTTATTGACTGGATTATGGGCAAGAG CACACCTCGAGTGTTGCACGTGTGA